Proteins co-encoded in one Colletes latitarsis isolate SP2378_abdomen chromosome 2, iyColLati1, whole genome shotgun sequence genomic window:
- the 14-3-3zeta gene encoding tyrosine 3-monooxygenase/tryptophan 5-monooxygenase activation protein zeta isoform X2: MVVRVRDAGNDSSVEGVYAESKSAGYPSSLVTFHSQSARKVCAGNISLATWGFSSLLGQIRQHCRRVSANLKPADTMSVDKEELVQRAKLAEQAERYDDMAAAMKAVTETGVELSNEERNLLSVAYKNVVGARRSSWRVISSIEQKTEGSERKQQMAKEYREKVEKELREICYDVLGLLDKYLIPKASNAESKVFYLKMKGDYYRYLAEVATGETRNAVVEDSQKAYQEAFDIAKSRMQPTHPIRLGLALNFSVFYYEIINSPARACHLAKQAFDDAIAELDTLNEDSYKDSTLIMQLLRDNLTLWTSDTQGEPDEQQEVGDN; this comes from the exons aTGGTGGTACGTGTTCGTGACGCAGGGAATGATAGTTCGGTCGAGGGAGTATACGCGGAAAGCAAATCGGCTGGCTACCCGAGTTCTCTCGTCACGTTCCATTCGCAATCCGCTCGAAAAGTCTGCGCCGGAAATATTTCACTGGCAACGTGGGGTTTCTCATCGCTTCTCGGGCAGATCCGGCAACACTGTCGCCGAGTCTCTGCTAACCTAAAGCCAG CCGACACAATGTCCGTGGACAAGGAGGAATTGGTACAACGCGCGAAGCTTGCCGAGCAGGCGGAAAGGTACGACGACATGGCAGCCGCCATGAAGGCGGTTACCGAGACAGGAGTAGAGTTGTCGAACGAGGAGAGGAATCTACTGTCGGTAGCGTACAAGAATGTTGTCGGGGCGAGACGTAGCTCGTGGCGAGTAATCTCCTCCATCGAGCAAAAGACGGAGGGTTCAGAACGTAAGCAGCAGATGGCCAAGGAATACCGGGAAAAGGTGGAGAAGGAGCTGCGCGAGATCTGTTACGACGTGTTG GGACTCCTCGATAAGTACCTGATCCCCAAGGCTAGCAATGCCGAGAGTAAAGTATTCTACCTCAAGATGAAGGGCGACTACTACAGGTATCTCGCAGAAGTCGCCACAGGAGAAACAAGAAACG CGGTAGTCGAGGATTCACAGAAGGCATACCAAGAGGCGTTTGACATTGCAAAATCAAGGATGCAGCCTACGCATCCCATCAGGCTCGGTCTTGCTCTGAACTTCTCCGTTTTTTACTATGAAATTATTAATTCTCCGGCTAGGGCTTGTCACCTAGCTAAACAG GCGTTCgacgacgcgatcgcggagttggacACACTTAACGAAGACAGCTACAAAGATTCCACGCTCATCATGCAACTTTTGCGAGACAACCTCACTCTTTGGACCAGTGACACACAGGGTGAGCCGGACGAGCAACAGGAGGTCGGCGACAACTAA
- the 14-3-3zeta gene encoding tyrosine 3-monooxygenase/tryptophan 5-monooxygenase activation protein zeta isoform X1: protein MVVRVRDAGNDSSVEGVYAESKSAGYPSSLVTFHSQSARKVCAGNISLATWGFSSLLGQIRQHCRRVSANLKPADTMSVDKEELVQRAKLAEQAERYDDMAAAMKAVTETGVELSNEERNLLSVAYKNVVGARRSSWRVISSIEQKTEGSERKQQMAKEYREKVEKELREICYDVLGLLDKYLIPKASNAESKVFYLKMKGDYYRYLAEVATGETRNAVVDDSQKAYQDAFEISKSKMQPTHPIRLGLALNFSVFYYEILNSPDKACQLAKQAFDDAIAELDTLNEDSYKDSTLIMQLLRDNLTLWTSDTQGEPDEQQEVGDN, encoded by the exons aTGGTGGTACGTGTTCGTGACGCAGGGAATGATAGTTCGGTCGAGGGAGTATACGCGGAAAGCAAATCGGCTGGCTACCCGAGTTCTCTCGTCACGTTCCATTCGCAATCCGCTCGAAAAGTCTGCGCCGGAAATATTTCACTGGCAACGTGGGGTTTCTCATCGCTTCTCGGGCAGATCCGGCAACACTGTCGCCGAGTCTCTGCTAACCTAAAGCCAG CCGACACAATGTCCGTGGACAAGGAGGAATTGGTACAACGCGCGAAGCTTGCCGAGCAGGCGGAAAGGTACGACGACATGGCAGCCGCCATGAAGGCGGTTACCGAGACAGGAGTAGAGTTGTCGAACGAGGAGAGGAATCTACTGTCGGTAGCGTACAAGAATGTTGTCGGGGCGAGACGTAGCTCGTGGCGAGTAATCTCCTCCATCGAGCAAAAGACGGAGGGTTCAGAACGTAAGCAGCAGATGGCCAAGGAATACCGGGAAAAGGTGGAGAAGGAGCTGCGCGAGATCTGTTACGACGTGTTG GGACTCCTCGATAAGTACCTGATCCCCAAGGCTAGCAATGCCGAGAGTAAAGTATTCTACCTCAAGATGAAGGGCGACTACTACAGGTATCTCGCAGAAGTCGCCACAGGAGAAACAAGAAACG CTGTGGTAGACGACAGCCAGAAGGCATACCAAGATGCGTTCGAAATCAGCAAGTCAAAGATGCAGCCTACTCATCCGATTAGGCTAGGTCTCGCCCTCAACTTCTCCGTTTTCTATTACGAGATCCTCAACTCACCAGACAAGGCCTGCCAGCTGGCCAAACAG GCGTTCgacgacgcgatcgcggagttggacACACTTAACGAAGACAGCTACAAAGATTCCACGCTCATCATGCAACTTTTGCGAGACAACCTCACTCTTTGGACCAGTGACACACAGGGTGAGCCGGACGAGCAACAGGAGGTCGGCGACAACTAA
- the 14-3-3zeta gene encoding tyrosine 3-monooxygenase/tryptophan 5-monooxygenase activation protein zeta isoform X3: protein MSVDKEELVQRAKLAEQAERYDDMAAAMKAVTETGVELSNEERNLLSVAYKNVVGARRSSWRVISSIEQKTEGSERKQQMAKEYREKVEKELREICYDVLGLLDKYLIPKASNAESKVFYLKMKGDYYRYLAEVATGETRNAVVDDSQKAYQDAFEISKSKMQPTHPIRLGLALNFSVFYYEILNSPDKACQLAKQAFDDAIAELDTLNEDSYKDSTLIMQLLRDNLTLWTSDTQGEPDEQQEVGDN from the exons ATGTCCGTGGACAAGGAGGAATTGGTACAACGCGCGAAGCTTGCCGAGCAGGCGGAAAGGTACGACGACATGGCAGCCGCCATGAAGGCGGTTACCGAGACAGGAGTAGAGTTGTCGAACGAGGAGAGGAATCTACTGTCGGTAGCGTACAAGAATGTTGTCGGGGCGAGACGTAGCTCGTGGCGAGTAATCTCCTCCATCGAGCAAAAGACGGAGGGTTCAGAACGTAAGCAGCAGATGGCCAAGGAATACCGGGAAAAGGTGGAGAAGGAGCTGCGCGAGATCTGTTACGACGTGTTG GGACTCCTCGATAAGTACCTGATCCCCAAGGCTAGCAATGCCGAGAGTAAAGTATTCTACCTCAAGATGAAGGGCGACTACTACAGGTATCTCGCAGAAGTCGCCACAGGAGAAACAAGAAACG CTGTGGTAGACGACAGCCAGAAGGCATACCAAGATGCGTTCGAAATCAGCAAGTCAAAGATGCAGCCTACTCATCCGATTAGGCTAGGTCTCGCCCTCAACTTCTCCGTTTTCTATTACGAGATCCTCAACTCACCAGACAAGGCCTGCCAGCTGGCCAAACAG GCGTTCgacgacgcgatcgcggagttggacACACTTAACGAAGACAGCTACAAAGATTCCACGCTCATCATGCAACTTTTGCGAGACAACCTCACTCTTTGGACCAGTGACACACAGGGTGAGCCGGACGAGCAACAGGAGGTCGGCGACAACTAA